One window of the Mycoplasmopsis anatis genome contains the following:
- the cysS gene encoding cysteine--tRNA ligase, with protein MQKIYVCGPTVYNSVHIGNIRPILTFDIIIRAGKKIGQEFYFVHNITDIDDKIIKRAIDENVSETAISTKYATEYIELLKKFNIISVDKFEYVTENLDLINEYIEKLVNSKNAYLDKYNNVYFDVEKNKIHYGNVSNQNIEKMQFEDENNINNKNNPADFALWKKTNIGVKYPSKFGEGRPGWHTECCVLIYKHFGSEGVDIHGGGIELVFPHHENENIQHYSMFDKNLAKKWIRTGMLKINGEKMSKSLNNFILASEFLDKYNPDIYRMMILNTQISGDLDFNDETIYNSKVLLNKFRKILFSYLLINNVEVDVNTELLNNILNEVYNNNFAIATRKINELIKNINKNNSSNDVITLIEIFNSLGFNTTIENLEFYKKTYFSWKEKLAQKNYAEADKLREILYTSELI; from the coding sequence ATGCAAAAAATATATGTTTGTGGGCCTACAGTTTATAATTCAGTGCACATAGGAAATATCCGGCCAATTTTAACTTTTGACATTATAATTAGGGCAGGAAAAAAGATTGGTCAAGAATTTTACTTTGTTCACAATATCACTGATATTGACGATAAAATAATCAAAAGAGCCATCGATGAAAACGTCAGCGAAACAGCTATTTCAACTAAATATGCAACCGAATACATTGAATTGCTAAAAAAATTCAATATCATATCGGTTGATAAGTTTGAATACGTCACAGAAAATTTGGATTTAATAAATGAATATATTGAAAAATTAGTAAATTCTAAAAATGCATATTTAGATAAATATAACAATGTATATTTTGACGTTGAAAAAAACAAAATTCACTATGGAAACGTGTCAAATCAAAACATTGAAAAAATGCAATTTGAAGACGAAAATAACATCAACAATAAAAATAATCCAGCAGATTTTGCTTTGTGAAAAAAAACAAATATTGGAGTAAAATACCCATCTAAATTTGGTGAAGGAAGACCTGGATGACACACTGAATGTTGTGTATTAATCTACAAACACTTTGGTAGTGAAGGTGTAGATATTCATGGTGGTGGAATTGAATTAGTTTTTCCTCATCATGAAAATGAAAATATACAACACTATTCGATGTTTGATAAAAACTTAGCAAAAAAATGAATCAGAACTGGAATGCTTAAAATTAACGGTGAGAAAATGTCAAAATCATTGAATAATTTTATTTTAGCGTCAGAGTTTTTAGATAAATACAACCCAGATATTTACCGCATGATGATCTTAAACACTCAAATTTCTGGTGATTTAGACTTTAACGATGAAACAATTTATAACTCTAAAGTTTTATTAAATAAATTTAGAAAAATACTTTTTAGTTATTTACTTATTAATAATGTAGAAGTAGATGTAAACACAGAATTATTAAACAATATTTTAAATGAAGTATATAACAATAATTTTGCAATTGCCACTAGAAAAATTAACGAGTTAATTAAAAATATAAATAAAAATAATAGTTCAAATGATGTTATAACTTTAATTGAAATTTTTAACTCTTTAGGTTTTAATACAACAATTGAAAACTTAGAATTTTATAAAAAAACCTATTTTAGTTGAAAAGAAAAATTAGCACAAAAAAATTACGCAGAAGCAGATAAATTAAGAGAAATTTTATACACAAGTGAATTAATCTAA